CGACCGTCTTGGGGGTTCAGATCATCTGGCGATGATATTCAAGTGACCAGAGATTTTTGGTCGAGTCGAGCAGGGTAATTTTGATGCCGTAACCATCTTTGACGAAACTGATGATGTCGCGGTTGTACCGAAAGGATGAAAAATTCTCCTCACCGTTGAACTTGTCGAAGTAGTGGTGATAAACCTCTTCCCGGCTCCCCTGTGTTTCGAAAATGACAATGACGACATGATCAACGGAGGAAACGTTCACCAGGTTTCTTTCCCGATACAGGTCGATCCAGGGCGGCATATCGCTGACTAAAGATGACTGGGGGGTATTGGCAGGAGAAACGATGGCGCCATTGAGGTCCGTATGGGGTAAATTCACTTTCTGGTCAGTGGGGCCGGTGCAGCCGCTCAAGCCACAACACACCACGACCGCCACAGCCACCACAACCGTTCTGTTCATGAGAGCTCTTCTTTCGTCCCTGTGGGAAAGGTTATAGGTTCTGTAAAGCGACATTGGCCAAATGTGGTGCTTTCTCCGTGGCGGGAACATACATTTTTTTCAATAAACAAAGAGGCGACGTCATCCGTTTTTATAAATAAATCGTCCTCCTGTGCGCGTATGCTCTTTTTTTGGTGATCATTGATTATTTTTGAGTGCTGCCAGACAGGCCTCGCGACTATCACCTCAACAAACCGCCCGTCCATGCCAATCCGGAGCAGATATATTACTCTCGGCGGTCACCGCCACCGTTATATCGACACCGGAGGCAACGCACCCGTGATGCTGCTGCTTCACGGCATCTCCTCATCGGCTGATTATTATGGCCCATCGATGTCGTTGCTTGCCCGCTCATTCAGAGTGCTTGGCCTCGACCTGCTCGGCTTCGGTGAATCGGACAAGCCGCGGACGATTCCCTACACCTTGCAGCTCTATGCCGACCTCATTCATGAATTCCTCTGGGAAACTGATGCGTTTGCTCATGGCGAGGTTTATGGCACCGGGCATTCGATGGGCGGAAAGTATCTGCTCGCAACCGCACTGCTCTACCCCGGCACCTTCAAAAAAATGGTGCTCAGCAACACGGACGGCTTCATTGTCCTGCCCTCGTTCGCCAGGGCGATCAGCCTGCCGGGCGTGCGTCATGTGCTCAAGCCGCTCGTTACCGGCGAGCGCATTGCGGCCAAAATGCTCGACATGGCGATTCACAACCGGCAGGCCATCGACGACGAGACGTACCGTAAAGTGCTCCAGATCGCGCGAGACCACGACGCGTTCGAGACCGTCATGAGCCTAAACCGCAACATGCTGAAGCTCGACCTGAAGCGCACCGGCCTGCGAGCGAGGCTCCGGGAGCTGAAACAACCGGTACTGATCATCTGGGGAGAACACGACCGCTACATCTCGCCGAAAATTGCCCACATCGTCAAGCGGGAACTGCCTCACGCAAAGCTGCTCATTTTTAAAGATTGCGGCCACTCTCCAATGCTCGAATATCCGGAACAGTTCAGCACAGCAATCACGGAATTCATTCACCAGGAACCACCATTGCCTTAACCTGTTATGCTCATTTCATTTGAAGGAATCGACGGCGCAGGAAAATCAACCCAGGTCATGAAGCTCAAACGCTATCTTCAAGAGCGAGGGCGCGAAGTTCTGGCCCTGCGCGAACCGGGTGGCACTCCCGTGGCCGAAGAGATCAGGGAGCTGCTGCTCGAAAGACGCAACGACATCACCCCCGTCGGGGAGCTGCTGCTCTTTGCAGCGAGCCGCGCGGAGCTGGTGCAGCAGGTTATCCAGCCGGCGCTCGAAAACGACAGTGACGTCATTCTCGACCGCTTCTTTGATTCAACGACTGCCTATCAGGGTTACGGGCGGGGCCTTGACCTGGACATGCTGGCCGAAATCAACCGCATCGCCTCATGCCGCCTCGTGCCGGATGTCACCTTCTATCTCGACCTCACCCCGGAAGACGCGCTCATGAGAAAGTTTTCCGAAAAGTCCCTGCCACTGGCGTTCGAATCTGAAGAGCTCGACCGGATGGAAAACTCAGGGCTTGATTTTTACCGGCGAGTGCGGGAGGGATATCACAAAATCGGCGGCGAAAACCCGAACCGGATCATCATCATCGACGCGCTCCTGAGTCCATCGGAAATTCACCGTAAAATTATTTCAAGCATTGACGCGCTCTGCACAAAAACCGCATAAAAAGAGCGCTCCGGAACCGTAAACAGCTTTAGCTTGTTCTCTGACTGACTGATATAGATGTTTATTTTACTGGATTGCTGTCGGTTTTTGTTGTAAATTTACGTTCAAACTCAGCACCTTTCTCCTTCAGTCGGCTTCTCATGCATACCACCATTGTCAATGAAAGAAGTCTTCGTACCTGTAACTTCCCCATCACGTTGCAGGATATCAGGACGCTCAAGGAACTGTACCGGCTCAAGGCCGAAACGAGAGACCTGAGAAAGCCGATCGTCCGGAACATCATGAAGCAGCGGGTCGTCGGCAAAGGATGCCTCGAATCCCTGAAAAACGCCCTCTACTCCCTCGAAACCATTTACATCGACGACTATACAGGCCAAAGACTGCTTCGCATCGATGGCATGAAGCAGATCGAGGTTGACCTGACCTACGAAATCCGCGAGCTGCAAAAGGATATTTACTACCTCGAATACGGCGAAGACCGCTTCATCGAGTACCTGGCGAAGTTCATTCCCGGCTTCACCGACTACGTCACCGAAGGGGTGGAGATGCTGCGAGGCAAATCGTTCAACGCATTTATCACCGACCGCGACGGCACCACCAACAACTACTGCGGACGCTATCGCTCCTCGATCCAGCCCATCTACAATTCGGTCTTCCTGTCGCGCTTCGCCAAAAACTGCTGCCGCTATCCGATGATCGTCACTTCGGCGCCGCTCAAGGATTTCGGCATCCTGAACGTCTCGATCAATCCCGAACACATCTTCGTCTATGCCGGCTCCAAAGGACGCGAGTTCATCGACATCGACGGCCAGTTCCACAGCTTCCCGATTGAACCCGGCAAGCAGGAGCTGATCCGGCTGCTCAACGAACGAATGCAACTGCTGCTGCTCGATCCATCGTTCGAGAAGTTCAACTTCATCGGTTCAGCATTGCAGATGAAGTTCGGCCAGACCACCATTGCCCGCCAGGACATTACCCGCTCGGTCAACGAAGCTGAATCGGCAGCATTTCTTGAAAAAATCAAGGGCATCGTGCGCGACATCGATCCTGAAGGCAAGAACTTCAGGATCGAGGATACCGGCCTCGACATCGAGATCATCCTGACCATCGACGTCGATCCCAAAACGGGTATGATCCGCGATTTCGACAAGGGCGATGGACTCGAATTCATCTGCCGCAAGATGAATATCGACCATACCGGAGAACCGGTACTGGTCTGCGGCGACACCTCTTCGGACATCCCGATGCTGAAAAAGGCGATGGAGATGTACGACGATGTCTGGGCTATCTTTGTCACCCGGGATGAAAAGCTGATGCAGCGCGTCAGGGAAATCTGCCCAAAAAGCTATATGGTGCCCTACCCCGACATCCTTTTGACCATCCTCGGATTGCTCTCGCTCTGAACGTCACTTTCACCGATAATCCTCTAACTGTTTTCATGGAATGAGTATGAATTTCAAAGGCGTCATTTTCGATCTCGACGGAGTCA
The nucleotide sequence above comes from Chlorobaculum tepidum TLS. Encoded proteins:
- a CDS encoding alpha/beta fold hydrolase; the encoded protein is MPIRSRYITLGGHRHRYIDTGGNAPVMLLLHGISSSADYYGPSMSLLARSFRVLGLDLLGFGESDKPRTIPYTLQLYADLIHEFLWETDAFAHGEVYGTGHSMGGKYLLATALLYPGTFKKMVLSNTDGFIVLPSFARAISLPGVRHVLKPLVTGERIAAKMLDMAIHNRQAIDDETYRKVLQIARDHDAFETVMSLNRNMLKLDLKRTGLRARLRELKQPVLIIWGEHDRYISPKIAHIVKRELPHAKLLIFKDCGHSPMLEYPEQFSTAITEFIHQEPPLP
- the tmk gene encoding dTMP kinase; this encodes MLISFEGIDGAGKSTQVMKLKRYLQERGREVLALREPGGTPVAEEIRELLLERRNDITPVGELLLFAASRAELVQQVIQPALENDSDVILDRFFDSTTAYQGYGRGLDLDMLAEINRIASCRLVPDVTFYLDLTPEDALMRKFSEKSLPLAFESEELDRMENSGLDFYRRVREGYHKIGGENPNRIIIIDALLSPSEIHRKIISSIDALCTKTA
- a CDS encoding trehalose 6-phosphate synthase, with amino-acid sequence MHTTIVNERSLRTCNFPITLQDIRTLKELYRLKAETRDLRKPIVRNIMKQRVVGKGCLESLKNALYSLETIYIDDYTGQRLLRIDGMKQIEVDLTYEIRELQKDIYYLEYGEDRFIEYLAKFIPGFTDYVTEGVEMLRGKSFNAFITDRDGTTNNYCGRYRSSIQPIYNSVFLSRFAKNCCRYPMIVTSAPLKDFGILNVSINPEHIFVYAGSKGREFIDIDGQFHSFPIEPGKQELIRLLNERMQLLLLDPSFEKFNFIGSALQMKFGQTTIARQDITRSVNEAESAAFLEKIKGIVRDIDPEGKNFRIEDTGLDIEIILTIDVDPKTGMIRDFDKGDGLEFICRKMNIDHTGEPVLVCGDTSSDIPMLKKAMEMYDDVWAIFVTRDEKLMQRVREICPKSYMVPYPDILLTILGLLSL